Part of the Trichoderma asperellum chromosome 1, complete sequence genome is shown below.
AATTCAATCTAAATTTGTTATGGGGCGTCGAATTGGACGTGGGATCCTCTCATTGGTGGCTGATATCGCCGTCCCAGGGGCCTAAAATGGCTGGAATCACATGTGAAACTCGACGGGCACCAAGTTGGCAATCAATATTGACTTTGTTAGGGATGACCGTGCATTGCTGATGTTTACTCTAATAATCGGGTCGAGTCTCCCAGAATTCGGACAATGAACGATTCTTGTCGCGGCGGCACCTAAACATGTCGATAATTCAGCGATTTGCATTGTTCAATTAATTGAATCAGCATAACGAATCGAATCGCTTTGAAAAAATACAATGACGAAAGAGGCTGTTACGGCCTCTAAGCAGGGGCCTCAACACATGCAAGGCCCAACACTTCTGCCATCACCTGTTGCTCAAGCCGTCAGCCTTGCCACTCGATCAACGTCGCTCGCCATTCGCATTGGATCCGTGGTGAGCAACGCCGGCCTCGATGCCGCAAGATTCACTACCCTCGGCAGCCTCGGGCTGGCCCGGGGCATGATTGAAGGCGTCATGAGCCGAGCTGCCAAAGATACCCTTGAGCAATCGCAGACCGAGCTGGCCGTTCAGGAAGCAGAGACGATTCTAGAGCGCAGCCTCGAAAACCTGCACTATGCCGTCACTCAGGCTGTCTTTTGGACTTCAGTCAGCTTCCGGCTCACAGGCACAACCATCTCTACTGCTTCTGCAGGCTCACAACTCCTTTTATCGTCTCTTGACCAGCTCCTCGGCTCAACAGATTCCTCTCGAGCAGTTGCAAGCATCGTCACTCTTATTCGCCGTGAATTCGAGAATCCCACAACAGGCCTTCAAGGAGAGCGAGTCGGTGTCATTGATCTGACGCTTGCGCTCAGCACGCTGGCCTATCTACAGCGAGCATGCCGCAAAACGACTGAAGAAGAACGCCGAAGGCAGTCCTATGAAGAAATTGTCTGGGATGTGGTTGTCTTGGAAAACGGAGATCGGGTTGACATTGATGAAAAGGTGTTTAGTGAGATCCGTGGGGGCTACAGCAGCCAGGATAAGGATATTGTCCCGTCGACTCCTTCCAACGGTTCCATGAATAAtgttgaagacgacgaagctGTTATATCCCGCCTTAAGAGCCAGATAATGGCCTCTGTGGCTCCAGGCACCGCAGTATCCATTTCCAACTCGGTATCTTCGGTGCAAACAATCACCGTGGATGTTCATGGATCAAATCTCCTTTCTCTACCAACCCCGCCAGGCGCTGAAATTGTCGAGACACAGCCCCTCCTCACTTCTGGAAGCTCTCTATCATACCATTCATCAGACCAAAAAGATCAACCTGCATCATCCTACCGGGTGGTATACAAGATAAATCGCAATAAGAAGGAAACGACGTCTTTCCGAGGCGGAGAAGAGCCTCAAGTAGAAGCTGTCGAAGTTATTGGCGATTATCAGAGTTCTGGGAGCGAGGAAACTCTCACAGAGACGCCTACAATTACTCTTCCCGAGGATCCATCAcctccatcttcaccttTTACGTCGCCATCTGCGACTTTTGCTTTCCAATCGCCGCCAATTCCTCCAAAGGATAAGAGAAAACACCATAAATCGCAGCCTCATGATTTCTCAAAACCAACCAAATCAAGTTCTCGCAAAAACAATGGCGACTCCGCTAAAACTTCTTCTCGAACGTCTACACCCTCAAAAGAGCCAATGTATTTGGAAGATTTGCCGGCCCAAAACCAAAAGAAACAACGCACCCATAAGACTCAAGATACAAGTAAGAAAGCTTATGCTGGGAAGAAGACCGAAGCAGGGGCCTCTTCAAGGACGCCTGATAAAAAGGCTGGGTTAAAGCATATCCTCAGAGGAAACGGTCCGTCCGTCTCACATATATGGACAAAGGAGTCAATCCCACTGGACTATACCGGCGGCAGAGACCTACATGCAAAACCTTCCCTTAGAGATATAGCGAGAGAATTACGGTCGGGATCCCCACCAAGCGATGCAGTGCCAAGGTCGCCCACTGAACACTACAGTGTCTATCTTAAGCCTCCTGGTGGTCATCGTCGAAATCGGTCGTATGCTACCAGCATATATAGCGCCGGCACCAACGACTCAGTGTCATCATTGGTATTGTCTTCATACTATCAAAAGAGCGCCTACAATACCTCGGACGCGCTACATTCCCTTCAGACGCAAGGTTTCGTCGATGGAACCTTTCCTGAGGGCCATCTGCTCCCTAATATCACTCGATACATGCGATTCTCCTCAGCGAGTTATGGCTCGCACTTTCTCAAACTCACTGGTATATCCAGTGAAACGCCGAGTCCCGGCGCTTGGGATGGAATTCATAACGATGTACGGCATTTTGCCCATCACACAGAGTCGCAGACCGACAATATTCTTCTCGCTTCCTTCGTTGACCCGCAGGGTGGTAGCGACGCAACTGGTTCCACCAGATCTGGCGTTCCTCTTGTCCATTACATCTCACTCGACCATGCGGCCAAGGCCGTTGTGCTTGCCTGCAGGGGCACGTTGGGATTCGAGGACGTACTGGCGGATCTGACCTGCGAGTACGATAGACTCGTTTGGAGAGGCAGAGGTTATCGTGTTCACAAGGGCATTCATGCCTCTGCTAGGAGACTGCTCTACGGTGACGACGGTCGCGTTTTAGTTACACTCCAAGAAGCTCTACGCGAATTCCCCGACTATGGGCTTGTATTGTGTGGGCACTCTTTGGGAGCTGGCGTCACCTCGTTGCTGGGAATCATGCTGTCTGAGCCCAATCCTTGTGGCCCTGGCTTCGTCACATCCGCTGAGCCCTACACAGTCAGGCCTCCACCCAACGAGGCCCTTATCAATGTGAGGCTTAGCAAAATTCGCCCTCCGTCCGGTCGGCGCATACACGTGTATGCATATGGCCCTCCAGGCGTCATGTCATCGTCTCTGCGCCAAATCACTCGCGGCCTCATTACCACCGTCGTACACGGCAACGACTTGGTGCCTCATCTATCCTTGGGCCTGCTCCATGACTTTCAAGGCGTTGCCCTGGCGTTTAAGAACGACGCAAACAACACAAAGTCCGAAATCCGCCAGCGCATCTGGAATGCCCTACAAGACAATGTCTCAGATAGATGGTATTCCTATCGCAGCGCCAGCAAAGTCGCCAGCAGCGGAGGCGTGAGTGACGAAGAGAGATGGATGCTTCCCGCGCTGGATAATATGAGGGCAAGCATGAAGGGCACGAAGCTCCTCCCGCCTGGCGAGGTGTTCACTCTTGAGACGCAGCGGGTGTTGAGGAGAGacgcttttcttctcttggaTGAGGAGCATATTGGGAGACCAGCGCAGAGGATTGTGCTCAAGTACGTGAAGGATGTGGAGGGTCGGTTTGGAGAGGTGCGATTTGGGGCGAGCATGTTGACGGATCATAGTCCGGCGAAGTATGAAGATGCTCTGAACAAGCTGAGGGTGGGAGTGTCGACGTGATATACCTAGAATGCAAGATGAGTTTTAGAGAGGCCGTAAGACGTTTGTCCAGCTGCAAGAATATGCAAGATGCTATAGATATTGTGCAATTCTCATGAAATAGATAGATTAACACGACTAGTGTCGCTTTTACTTAAACATTACTTTCCATGCTGATACCTCAAATTCACGCCGCACTCCCATAAACAGATATCATATTACCCGATGATTTAGACGTATTCATGTGTTTCTGGCCTCAAAGCTCGCTGTACGAGTCCGTAGAGCCTATCTCGGACATCGTTATAATAGCTGTCATTCGGGCCAAACTTGACAATCTCGGAATGGGATCGTGCAATAGGGCATATGTGAACGCTATCCTGTTCCCATGAGCGACAATGCACGGCCGAAGATTTTGTAACAAGGATGGTTGGAGGGCCGCTCATGCTCCATTTACCATTCTCGTCCTTATCAAATATTAGATCAGCATTTGCGCTCCATAGCAAGTTGTATTGACAAATTTACCTGCCGCGCGGTCGGCGATTGCTCTGTTTCATAAAAGCAAGTgacttctttctctccctggTCACCcaaagatggaagaaagtCCTGTTGCAGATTATCCAagacagatgatgatgccccAATTGACTCGACCAGGGAACGGTTAGGTCCATCTTCGACCATGGGCATAAGAGAGGCAATGTCCATACCGCCATGCGGAACTCCAAAAAAGACAATTCCATAAATCGTCTGGAAAAGATTTTGGTCGTCCAAGCTGGAGGATTTGGACAGAGTGATTAATGCCTGCATAATGCATTAGATTGGAAAGAATAACCTTGAACATAAGTCCACTCTGTTTACCTTTTTGATGATTAATCCACCCAAGCTATGACCCATGAGAATAATAGGCCTTGGTCGTGGAGCTTGGATCAGAGCCAAGAGGGCTGAATGGAGTGCAGACGATAAGTCGTCTATATCCTGCACATTGCTGCTCCATGGCACAGCTGAATCATGACCATATATCATGATACGGGCCATTGGATGATGAGTATCATCCTTATTAAGGTTAAGGGGAAGGGCATCTTGTAACCACATGTGACTCCCATTCTTGTCCTTGAAGGATCCGTATGCATGTCCACCAAGGCCGGAGACAGCAACAATACTAGTAAACAAGTTAACATTATGAGTTTCTCTTGGAATTATTGTGCGTACTCAACCTCGTGATCTTCCACAGTAGGCGCAAACAGGGTGGTAATGCCGAGAAAAGCTCCATCTACCCTTAATGGTAGGGCTGAAACGGAGaggtcgtcatcatcgttgtCTGGTTCTGGCAGCGGAATATTCCAAGCTTTGCTAATTTTCTCTGAAGGCAGAGGACTTTGAAAGCTAACGGTGGCTGTTTTAAAATAACCATCTACTTCATTCGCAAGAGACTTGACAAGAGGTCGAGAATCGGGCTCCTGATGCTCTAGGTAGGCTTGTAATTGGTCTTTTTGCCAACTTAGAGGTACGCCTCGTATCCGAAATATTGCTCCGCCTTTCGGGCTTCTTCCGTCTTGAGAAGCAGAGGTTGATTCATGTTGGAGGCTGGAAATAGAAGGTGTCATTGTAAGAATACGATGAGCGATTATGATGGAAGAGACGTTCATTGTTTCTATAGAGAAGCCAACAGATGTTACCATCGGCAGCGGAGAATTTCCTAAACAGACACTCTTTAAGCGCGATGGATTTTATCTATTATGTTTCAGGCTATTATGCTGGTGGTCGAATATCCGCCGCCCCGCTCCTAATGAAACCATCGCGATGGAGCGAGACTAGGGTGGGCGGCTATTTGGACACTGTCACGAAAATAAAATATGAAGGCACTACATGTAGGCTACTGGGCAAGAACATTGTGAAGGCGCCTTGGAGGATGTTAAGACATATGCCAGCTTTGAATACGCTCTCGTCTAGGCATCTATGTAGCATTCTTGAAACCAACCGAAAGTATTACAAACAATCTGATGTAACATAGTATGAGCATGTTGGTAGTCAAAGAGATTGAGTTGAGATAAATCCTCTGAACCAAACAGTTCGTGAAGAAGCATGTCTATATAGGTACAAACACATCAACGCTTTATATTCGCTGTCCGGCTAAGACATGCCGAGACACGCGCTGATGAAACGTGAAGCCAACTGAGGGTATCAACGGCGGCAATATCTACCCCTGTATTATTTCTTCTTAAGCGCTGTAGGCCAattctattctttattaagctgtTGTGGAAGTGTATTTTGCGATTCTACTCTCCCAATTTGCCGCGGCCCCGCTCTCAGTGGAACCATACGGGCAGATGAAAGGAGGTTCGGCGGCTATTAGCGCTGCTGCGAAGCTGACTATTAAAGTTGTACTTTGGTTTGTTCTGGATTTGAATATTAAGACGAAGGTTGTGAGAACGAAAAATTCTTTCGCAAAAAAGGCTTCGATGCATATGAGTCCTAGTAAGTGTGTTAGCTTCAAACGAGATCAAAAAATTGATAGGTATTCAACATACCTTGAGATTAACAAAGAATTAACAGATCTATACAATGAGCTTGTCTTTGGAGAATGCAAATCGGGCACAAGTGAGGAGCACAGCGCCGGCCATAAGGACAGCGCCGCTGAAAATAATACCCTGAGAGTAGCCCTGATATTTATCAATCAGAGCTCCAGTGATTGGTGTGCCAGCCAAACCACCGAATCCGATGAGGAAGGTAGACATTCCTAGATACGTTCCAATCTATAATCTGTTAGACAGCACAGCTTGGGCACACTAGAAAACAAATAGTGGCTTACCTTGCTTGGGTGATCTGCCGTTTGGGCAAGAGTAGACATCATCAGGGCAATAACACTACCGCTTGTAGCGCCAAATAATATAGCCAGGACGATTAATCCTGCCGATGAAGTGATCTTGAGCCAACAAAATAGCAATATTGCCGAAGCGTAACAAGCAACAGCAATGATGTTAAACTGGCCGAGTTTCCGAGCAACGGCGCCAGCAAATAGTCGACCCATGAGAGAGCCTGCATTAATTATGGCGAATAGATATGATGCTAGATTCTCGGACATTCCATGTGCAGAACCATAATCTGCCAGGTAAAAATAAGGGGTCCAAAGCCCCAAGATGACCATGAACA
Proteins encoded:
- a CDS encoding uncharacterized protein (EggNog:ENOG41), producing MTKEAVTASKQGPQHMQGPTLLPSPVAQAVSLATRSTSLAIRIGSVVSNAGLDAARFTTLGSLGLARGMIEGVMSRAAKDTLEQSQTELAVQEAETILERSLENLHYAVTQAVFWTSVSFRLTGTTISTASAGSQLLLSSLDQLLGSTDSSRAVASIVTLIRREFENPTTGLQGERVGVIDLTLALSTLAYLQRACRKTTEEERRRQSYEEIVWDVVVLENGDRVDIDEKVFSEIRGGYSSQDKDIVPSTPSNGSMNNVEDDEAVISRLKSQIMASVAPGTAVSISNSVSSVQTITVDVHGSNLLSLPTPPGAEIVETQPLLTSGSSLSYHSSDQKDQPASSYRVVYKINRNKKETTSFRGGEEPQVEAVEVIGDYQSSGSEETLTETPTITLPEDPSPPSSPFTSPSATFAFQSPPIPPKDKRKHHKSQPHDFSKPTKSSSRKNNGDSAKTSSRTSTPSKEPMYLEDLPAQNQKKQRTHKTQDTSKKAYAGKKTEAGASSRTPDKKAGLKHILRGNGPSVSHIWTKESIPLDYTGGRDLHAKPSLRDIARELRSGSPPSDAVPRSPTEHYSVYLKPPGGHRRNRSYATSIYSAGTNDSVSSLVLSSYYQKSAYNTSDALHSLQTQGFVDGTFPEGHLLPNITRYMRFSSASYGSHFLKLTGISSETPSPGAWDGIHNDVRHFAHHTESQTDNILLASFVDPQGGSDATGSTRSGVPLVHYISLDHAAKAVVLACRGTLGFEDVLADLTCEYDRLVWRGRGYRVHKGIHASARRLLYGDDGRVLVTLQEALREFPDYGLVLCGHSLGAGVTSLLGIMLSEPNPCGPGFVTSAEPYTVRPPPNEALINVRLSKIRPPSGRRIHVYAYGPPGVMSSSLRQITRGLITTVVHGNDLVPHLSLGLLHDFQGVALAFKNDANNTKSEIRQRIWNALQDNVSDRWYSYRSASKVASSGGVSDEERWMLPALDNMRASMKGTKLLPPGEVFTLETQRVLRRDAFLLLDEEHIGRPAQRIVLKYVKDVEGRFGEVRFGASMLTDHSPAKYEDALNKLRVGVST
- a CDS encoding uncharacterized protein (EggNog:ENOG41) encodes the protein MNVSSIIIAHRILTMTPSISSLQHESTSASQDGRSPKGGAIFRIRGVPLSWQKDQLQAYLEHQEPDSRPLVKSLANEVDGYFKTATVSFQSPLPSEKISKAWNIPLPEPDNDDDDLSVSALPLRVDGAFLGITTLFAPTVEDHEVDIVAVSGLGGHAYGSFKDKNGSHMWLQDALPLNLNKDDTHHPMARIMIYGHDSAVPWSSNVQDIDDLSSALHSALLALIQAPRPRPIILMGHSLGGLIIKKALITLSKSSSLDDQNLFQTIYGIVFFGVPHGGMDIASLMPMVEDGPNRSLVESIGASSSVLDNLQQDFLPSLGDQGEKEVTCFYETEQSPTARQDENGKWSMSGPPTILVTKSSAVHCRSWEQDSVHICPIARSHSEIVKFGPNDSYYNDVRDRLYGLVQRALRPETHEYV
- a CDS encoding uncharacterized protein (EggNog:ENOG41~TransMembrane:8 (i12-32o44-64i85-108o120-139i151-169o175-198i210-233o239-264i)), with protein sequence MGHYFHKRRPIAIAIATTGSPLGGIIYPVIMTNLLRNKNVGFPWGQRVCGFLTLFLLAISAVTIRPTSLRRKGALFLSEAFRIPAFSLQVAALFMVILGLWTPYFYLADYGSAHGMSENLASYLFAIINAGSLMGRLFAGAVARKLGQFNIIAVACYASAILLFCWLKITSSAGLIVLAILFGATSGSVIALMMSTLAQTADHPSKIGTYLGMSTFLIGFGGLAGTPITGALIDKYQGYSQGIIFSGAVLMAGAVLLTCARFAFSKDKLIV